In Gossypium arboreum isolate Shixiya-1 chromosome 3, ASM2569848v2, whole genome shotgun sequence, the sequence tttgaatatattaataaaaataatatgtagTGATTTGTGTTGAAGCGATACTAAATTTCACAATGGCATAGGTGTTCAAGCATGAAGAACATAGAAATTAGATTCAAATATGCTATAAGTCATTAtactttttgaaaattaagaattCAATCCTGtacttttattttatgaaatttaatctctatttttaaatttcaaaattcagatctaattgttaatgttatttaaatttttattaaatttattgttatgatattttgaaataaaaaaaacttacttagtagtcatgtgattaaaaataataattttgtaatcaatttaaatttaaaaaaaataaccgtattaatatttaaacttaaattttaaaatttgaaaagtaaaaaaaGTTACACTAgatttataattttcaaaaaatataatgtATGATTTTAAGGTAGAAATTAAGAAAATGTAAGTAGGAGTGGACGGTGTTGTTTTTGGTGCCTCGAAGGGTGACACGTGATTCTATTCTTTCTAGAAAGGAGATGTGCGGTGGAAAAGGAGATGAAATGCCCGATTCACGTGCCTCTCATTTTATGACAATAGAGTTTCATGCTTTGGTTAGGGAAGAGATTGAATCACTATTtcctaatattataaaatatgtttTTTAATTACAATGACAGGGTTATGTAAAACCTAAATAACAATTATAATTAACACGACTTAAATTTAGGTCACATTTAGAATAATAAAACTCttcatatattatgtaaataatttaaaaattataaaaattcataaaagaaAGGGGGTCATTTTAgccattcatttaatttttcgtctcttttagtccttaaatttgtATTGTTTATTAAATCACTCCAAAATAGATGGAAAAGTTAACATCTGTTAACTTATTTACATGTATGCCACATTagcaattaatttttaaaattttaaaatattaaaaaataattaattgctgaCGTGGCGGCATCCACATGGCAATTCATGTGCATGTCATGTTAATAAAGTTAATAAACATTATATTTTGCTATCCATTTTTGTGATGATTTGACAAATACAAAGTTAATGACTAAAAGAGTCGAATAATTTAATAGAGGGCTAAAATGATTACTTTTATAATATCCttataattttgatttaatataaatattaatacttAAATTGAATTGAATCACAATTTCAGATGAAATTAGCATttcatttagaaaaaaaatattgtATGTTTTAAATGTAGAAAAAATATGAGATCTGGATTCATTATACTAAAATGTTTCATTTCAAGtagatattatattaattaatataaatttgttaaataaatatataaaaatgataaATGGTTTCCAGTCATCATCGAAAGACCAAAGTGGgtataaatttagaattttcttGGAAAATGCAGCCTCTGGGCTGGCTCTTGGGTCCTACCTTTTCATCTCTtccaagagaaaagaaaattctaTTCAAAGACTGCCCTTTTGAAAATTAATAAAGAAAAAGCATGCAAAAGTCTCCAACATAGATTCCTTTCTTTTGCTTTCAAGCAACCAATACCCCCCAAAATCTCAATCCATCCTTCTGCTGCCAAAGTTTCAAATTCCAAACCCTCCCAATCACTTCACTTAAAATTTCCCCATATAACCCTTCAACACAGACCCAACCTGAAACCAATATGACGACGCTGCAGAAATTCAAGCTATTGGCGACACAATGCGGCGTCACCCAAAGCCCAACACGAAGTCCAAGGACGAGCCCCCTCCTCAACTTCCGCCGCCCTAAAACCACACTCCGAATGCTTCTTACCAGAAGCGGTAGTCGCAAATCGTCAAGTTGCCGGGAAATGGCGTATCCACAGAGTTTCTTCGGCATTTCAGGTGAGAAAAAGAAGGGCGACAAGGATTTAAGTGGTCGCACTTTGAAGGATTTATTCGTATCATCAGGAGGAGGATACGAGGAGGACCAAGGAAAAGTGGTGAAGGAGGAATTTGGCGGGAAGGGCGACGTTCAAGTGGCGACGAAACTTGGCGGTGTGAATGGGTTGGGAGGTGAAGCGGGATCGGCACGGGCAGGGTGGATTGGGTTTAGGCATAGGATGGTGTTGAGGAAGGCTTGGCGTCCCATGCTTCAGACCATCCCTGAGTAATCATATTATTTGGGTGAGGCGTTTAAATCTCTTCTTAAACGCATTTCtttcttaaaaccaaaattttgcttcttcttcttctctctctctctctctccccctTGTATCCAAATGCTGGGCTTCAGATTGATATATTGTTAAAAGATGACACGTGTTCTATTTAATATGTGATAatatttaaacttttttattttgattttatggaTTTCTAATAATTTATCAAACGTTAACTATTATtcgtaaattaaattattttcttattttaaatgtttttcataaattaaattatttagatattaaatgtttttcttattttaatttatcaacattcaaatcTTTGTCAAACCTAAATTTTCAACCTTCACATACGTTGATTTTTCAATTCAACCAAACTCTCCATAATTACAACAAATAtacaataattatttatttttagagaTAAAATGTGATTTGTTCTATGAGGTTTGTTTCATAATtatctctttaaaattttaaaatatttttcactatcataaaaattaaaattaattacataAATCGAGATTTTTGTTCTAACCTTATTATTTGTCAGATTCATCAAATTAGACTTGGGATCATTCAACGTATCAGACTTTCCTTCTCCATACCCATAAATCATATCCATGGATTTTGATATATTGTAGGAATAAAAGAATGCAGATGGGATTGGGAATCTGAAAAGAAGGAAATAAAATTGGGAGCAATATTGTCGCCGGAATTCATGAGTTTGATATGGGTAAAATTCCTGTTAAGTATTTCTATTACAAAGATTagatcaatttaatccttatacatgaatttacaaatctaaaaaaaaaaaactataaaaactataaaacttttaaaatattaacattgttaaacaataaatgttaactctttttcttaaatttttttaataatacataaattaaattgATCCGGCTAGTTCAATTTAATCCAATCCCTAGAATAAAAGAAGCTACTAGGTACTTTCACCGTTTTATATGTTATTGATTTGTTTTATATAAACTTTGATGTTTgttttataactttttattttttatttttactttacgaAAATTAATAAATTAGTCATTCTACTCTAATTTGTAAGAAGTTGGCTCTCATGCTTTATGAAATTTGAGATGTTAGTCTCTATTTGGATAAAATTGTTAGACCTAATTGACATGAAATGAATTAGCAAAACCattttatatgaaaaataaaaagaattagtAAAAATCAATAATTCAAGTTCAACATTTAGACTAATTCTGAAAAACTAAATAGATGTTAAATTCTCAGAGGGCTGCCGTACAATTATGTTATGTTATAACTTCCTTTGTATCATGTTTCATCTtgtttgtattatttattatttattatttattattatattatattccaagttattataattttttaataattttgccccatttatttatcatattcttTTATACTTTCTTTTTAGGTTGGTTCTACGTGATTATTCATCCAAcaatcatattttaattattgaaATTCTCATAATGGGTCGATTTTTTCTCACATATGCACGCATATATTATTAACCAGCGTAATAATATTTGGACCTGTCTTAAGCCCAGTTTATGTCGCCTATTCTTCTCAACTTCATAGTTACTAATCTtaatctgatttttttttttatattttcaatacTTTTCAAGACAATTCATCGTTACCTCTTAATATTTCCAAAGCCCaatcatatttttttttttaaaaatgcttataaataaaataaaaactacatTAAAAACTGAAAAAAAGAAATCGATGGAATGAAGTTGGAGCTTCAACATTAAAACAAATGTCAAACCGTTCACTATGAATTCTTCATTAGTAAATTCTCTTCAAAGACGGCTAAACTGTGATGACTAGGTAGCTATTTACACTAAATAAAAACAGACCAAAATAGAaacaaaataatccaaaatatgaACCCGTAGATGGTGCTAATATCGTTAGGATCCCTACAATAAGGAAAAAAAAGTCATTGACATATAGAAAAGCATGAAAGAAAATCAGGCCATCACATACAAATTATTAGGACCAACAGACGTCAAATGCCCAAAATGAATATGTTACACGACAAGATCTACGTGAATCCAATATCCATTGCACAGCAGGtaagaagcaaaaaaaaaaaaaaaatacaacatACAGTAAATCATTATATATCAcgattaaaaaatattatttataaaggAGAAAGGTTGGACTAGATGATCATTGCTTATAATAGCCACTTTGGTGGGGATGATACGGATTTGGAATGGTATATGGAGGTCGAGGATGAGACCCAGATTGCTCTGCAGGGGCATTATAATATGGCCCACGCCACCCAGGATAGGCAGGTTGGCCGTATTCATGGCCAACGGGTGCATGTTGTTGGGCATGTGGGGGAGGATAAGGAGCACCGGTTGATGGGGGAACATGGTAAGGAGATGGTTGCTGTGGGGCAGTATATGGGGGAGGAGGATGACCATACCCATGCATTGGCTGCTCAGGAGGCCTATAATAAGGGGTTTGCGGTGAAGGATGGGATATACTCTGAGATTCTGTTAGTTGCTGTGTACTGGATCTTGGATTTTGACGGGGCTGTCCAACTGAAGGGTACGGCCCTGTGCTCTCACGGTCCTGGAAGTTGAAACCTGCCATTTGCCTTTGAACATCTTCCATCATTTCTCGACACTGGATGTTTCGAGTCATCACAAAATCACTACATTGCTGCTTGATATTATTGATTGCATCCTGTTTAATAAAAGCAGCACTTTTAatatatatgcatgaaaaacTTAACAATAATGACCTTAACATGCTGCCCTCAGTACCAGATGTGAAATTGCTTACCTGAAGAGTAACATAAAACTTTAGGCCCTCGTTAATATTTTCCTTGATTTCTTTACACTTGGCTAAAGCTGATTGAATTTGTTTGTAACACTTCTCTCGTGATGCTGAAATAAATAGTGATATAAAGCATAAAACAACAGATCTTGTCAGAAAATCAATACAAAGTtgcaaacataaaaaaaattaaagactgAATAACCATACAAATCATCACACTAAATAATGGACATGGCTGTTATAACTAATAGAACTTTAGACAAGTACTGGTTCCAAAATCTGTGCAATGTAATTAGAATTACATATTAAGACAAACCATACAGTACAGATCTTCAGTGTTGGGCCAGACACATCAAGCACAAAAAGTACAATGCATGCATCTGAGATTCCCTTAAAACAATTAATAGGTTTTTAATACCTTTATAATCTTCAAGATTAAAGACAGCACCAAACTCTTCATTCTGAACCTGCAGAAGGCATTTCAAACAATGGCGTCAATCATTCAGGGTACATTTCCTAATAATCAGCAAAGACGAAAATCCAAAATACAGCATTAGAAGCAGAAAGCAACTAGTGCAAATTAACTTCATGTCAGGACCAAAGTTAATGCAACCAAGTCTATCTCTATCCTTATAAATTTACCAAAAAGAAAaactatttttcttaaataaaacaAGTAGGACAAATAtacaataaatatatttttagggTTTAAAGAAACTATGGTACTGAAACTTTCCAGTTTTATTTTTAAACCCCATGTTCTAAGGGTACCAAATGGCTCAGGATACTATGCCACAATTTTAAAAGTGACTTTGAATGTGTGATAGTCCAAGATTGAATTAGACATAGCAAGGCAAGGCATAGCTTGTGGACTGGCAACCAAACAAATGACACACAGAAACTTTCTCACTCCAAAAATAGATTATGCAAGAACCAAAAGATGGCATATTTATGTCTCCAATAAATGTACTCAAATTAATCAAAGTACTTTTTTTTCAATATTCACAAGAAATATTCTTTTCTTTGGTTATGACAGCTCATATAAATAAGTTTATTATTCAGGATGCCAATGATAAATAAGGAGTTATTATATGCAACCAGAAACATGGAGCAAACATCACAGCCACTCTCAGAATGAAGAGCCCACTTCCTTTTACCATTAAAACTAAAAGTGTCTTGTGAACCATATCCTCCAGTGCCTTATGGGGGCCAAACAATGACAAGGAAAATGAGAATATGTGATATTCACTTGACTACAAACTATCCCTAGCTTTAAAATCAATTATCGAACATTCTATTCAGGGTACTAAAACACAGTTGTCTCGAAGTATCATATGCTGTGTTGAGAAAATCCAAAGGACCacgaaaaaataaaaagaagagatAATAGACCTGAATTTGCATCAATAATTGTTCTTGTGCCTCAATGTTTTGGGCAATTTCCTCACAAATGTGATCATACTTCGCTATCTCCTTCCTGAAAAGATCCTCATAGGAGCCGGTGGACGTCATCAACTTAGGTAGTATGTCATCCTGCACCAATTTATCATCTAAGACTACTAAAGTGTATGACAAATACCAATAACTGAGCTATGACAACAGAAACTAGACAAACAAGCAATTTAAATGAGCATTAACTGatatgaaatataattttatgcTAATATGAAGCCTGAAAGGTCTAACAATATAAAGAGAAAGCTTGAGGAAAGGAAATAGTCAGACAAGACAAATTTGATGCGATCACTTCTAAAGCAAAAAGACAACAACATCAAGAATTTCTCTTCCATAATACATTCAACGAAGAACAATAGTGCCAAAATCACAATTGAATTTCTTTCCCTAGTGAATTGCTCCAGCCATCCAATAAGAGAACCAAATATTGTTTTCATCCTCACAGATCAAAACATCACATTTTAATTCTCATGTTCCCAATATGTATCTAAAACGCCTTCTGAGTGAGGAACAATTAGCCAGCCATTAAATTGCTAGTTGGCAAGATATGCTAACCAGTGTCTGGTAAGTCATTAAATGAATACTTTATTATTCATATCAAAAAAAAAATGGAGCCCAAAAACGGGGGGAAAGCTTTACTGTAGAAACACTGTTGAATCATACCAACCATCGGGTATCATTGCCACACTTGACAGCAAAACCATGAATGTCAACCCTAAAATAGGCTTTCAGCAATTGATGAttttcaaatatagaaaggaaaGCACAAGCATGAAATAAAACCTCATTTCCCATTTTCCTATAAGCTCAATGAATCACAATTTGGAACGCCAACAATCACCATTGGAACTGGAATCTCTTATAGAAACAATCCATCAAACACCTCCACGTGATCACATGACCCACATTTCCCACACATAGACCTAAGCTTAGTTCCAAAACACAGATTCAATCACAAATCAAGATTTTATCACATGAGAGCAAATTTTCATCCTTGGGAAAGAGATTTCTTGCTTGCACAAATTTCAAGCAATGAATAAATCTCAGCTGGTCTGGACATTAGTTTAGTTCTTGTTCGTATTATGTTTCTTTTTCTTATCTAGTTATCAAAAACGATAAAagacataaaaaaaaatataccAATTCAAAGTTTATCCAAACATTGCAGATCAAAGGAAATAGCAAGAGGAAGTGGCATTTCTTAGGGCCAatgaagggaaaaaaaaaaaaaaaagaaacaaaacttTAGAGAGGGAGAGCAAGTTCACAGGTTTAAATAAAGGATTGAGAGGAgatgaaagaaaaggaaaagaaagaaaaacagagaaaaagaagaagaagactgGCAGACCACCAGGCTTATTTATGAAAGCATTGACACGCAGAGTGggaaaaaagagaagagaaaatggGAAAGCATGGCAAGCGAACCAAAAAATACAGAAAAATGCAAGAGAGAAGAGAAGTAGTCTGCTGCTGGAGGTGTAGAGACGGAAAGGAAGGCATtcgattttctttttctttctgtaATAGACAAGAACAAGTACAGCTGAAGGGACTGCTTCTTTTGCTTTTGTTTCAGctagtaaaaatttaataaatttatgcaGACGAGTGTCTGGGAAGTTACAGCAAGGCGAATTTAGACTGatgaaaataattttcaaatgcAAACCGGAAAGTTTCAAGGAAAAAATGGTGCTTGGAATGAGAGGGAAAAAGGTGTTCAAGTCCAACTTTTGGGATGGGACAAGGGACAGGAGGCACAGATATAATCCTAGATCATCATAGTATGTCAAAAGAATCAAAACAACAGAGAATCACAGAATAGAAACTACACATCTAAAGAAGGGTTGATCTCCTTTTTCAAGGAAATAGAGATAAAATATGCTCGATTATTTATTGGATCATAAAACCCACTTTTCGAAGATCTCTTCCCTCTCTTCAGATTGAACATCAATTGCAATGATTCAATAAACAGCCAACAGGATAAATGTAGTTAAATAATACCCCTCTCCCCTCCCTCAAGAAATGTATAAGAAGATTTCTCCTCATACAGCTTGAAAAAAATGATTAAAGTTATGCCTACACATGGAATTATAATGTTAAACGCGTTCAGGTACCATTTAGATAAAATAACAGTGAAACAGAATGCCTAGCACACTGGTTAAGGTGATATATAATAAGAAAAGCATGCAGAAAATACATAGCACAAACAGTTAACTTCACCTTTCTTTTCATCTCTTTAAGCATGTCTTCAAGGCCCGCCCTCTGAGCACCTAGAGTCTCTAATTGCCTCTGCAAAGAAAATATAGGAGATATTAACCATGTTGTATAcataaaactaaaattttgttttgacttGTAAAACAGGAAAAAGACAATATCAACTCAATGACTTGCTTTGTAGCTTAAGGGTGCAAAAGTAACATAAGATAAAATAACACTTTTCACTTTGTGCCCtatccttttttctttttatccTCGGGGTATGGGGTCCTTGAGGGGAAAACTGAAGCATAGGCTAAATACTCAAGAAATTTTGGATTAGAAAAGTAGAAATTACCAAGCTCTGCTTCAGGGCCCCAACTATAGCATCTTCATTGGCATCCAAAGACATTATTGGCCTTGAAAGACTTGGTAGGGCAGCTTCTATCTGATAACAGAATATGAACATATAAGCAAAAGGATACCCATAAAAAAGAATAGTCAATCCATCACTTCAGTTATGTTATTGAAAAGAATAAGCAATAAGGTTTTcacacacatatattcacaatcaaaacagtATGCAAAAAGCAGTACCAGCCAATTTAAAGGAAGCAAACTAATATCAATTGCATCCTCAAAGACCAGGCAAAATAACTTATACTTAACTTGTAATGCATAAATACAGAAACAACAAATAACAATTCAACATACCGGTCTGTGGTTAAGGATTGACATCAGTGAAGCATGCTCTCTCACTGAACGCTCAATTCGAACATCACTTTCGCCAGCTTGCTTTAAGTTAGCAGCAAATTTATTTAACCTTTCCTGCAAAGTCTTTGTCAGAGTGCTTGACTGTGGCCTGGTCCATCGTGTTCCAAACTGACTTCTAAACTGAGCATCCTCTGCAGCTTCTTTCTGCAAAAGCTCCTCAGTCTGTACCAGCAATTCCTGATTGACCCTCCTTAGATCCCTAAGTTGTTGTAACTCACCCTCCAGACCAGCTGGGCCCCCACTAGCTTGCACCTTTTCTACTTCATTCTTAAGATCTTCTGGAAGACTAAAATTCCCTTCCAGAGCAAGAATTGAATCTGGCAAGTCCATTTCCTTAAGCCTAACACGGGTTAGCTCACTTCCTTGCTGCAATTTCTCAGCCTGTGTCCTGATGACATCATCAGCCATTTCAGTATACCTGGAAAGAGCCTTTGCACTGCTGTCAGGAACAAGACTTGCAAATATCTTCTCCTTGCTTGCATCCAACACATCATTCATTTGCATCGACTTCACCATCGAAAATGCAGGGAGAGGAGGTAAGGAACTAGGAGAAGGAACCCTCATAAGATAAACCCTGTCATTTTCCTTCATAGCCCTCTCCAGGTTGCGATTAAGATTAACTTCTAACTTGCTAATTGCATCCAGAAGCTGTGCAGGAGCCCCTTTTGATGATTTCTTTGTCTCAGTTAAAGTACTAACTCCACTCCTCAAACGGGCAATTTCTTCTGCAATCTCTTCCTTCTCATGTAGCTCCAAACCATACCTATAGCAAGCTTCTGCATAAAAAAGAGCTGCCTTAAGCTGCACATGTGCAATCCATGCTTTTTCAAAATGGTCCTTCAAAGGAGCTGCATTTAATGCGGCTAAAGCTTCCTCATAGTATAGTCCAACCTACAAACCATCGCATTAAtcctaaataaaaaaataatgcaAATTCCACAAGTAAGCATGAAAGAACAATTACATAGCTCTGTGTTTTTAGTTTTCTACTAGTGCAAATGATTCCTCAAGTGAAATAACTAAAGCTCCGTTACTTTTTAGTCCATTACTTTCTAATAAATAAAACTGCAACATTCATAATCTCCAATACTTCTCAGTGCATTACTTTCTAATACATAATGAATCACCAATCATAAGTATGGCTTTCACAATTAGTAAGTGGATTCTACACATATGAATGATAATGATTAGTGTATTGAGAAGTAATGAACAAAATCATATGGGATTCACATTTGGATTTGATTTtacttcaaaaaagaaaaaaggaaatagTATACAGCAAAAATAACTATTAATCAAAAACAACCCCAACGATCAAAATGCAAAaccaattttaatataactaatCAGTAAAAAGTATTTATTcttaaaaaatgattttttttttaattcttcatAAAAACTAGAAATTAAAAGTTAACCTCATGTGCTTGATAAGCCCTCGCCAAAACAAAATATACTAATTCATCCCAAAAAATACAGATTCCAATTGTCAATCAGGTTCAAAGcaaaaataagattaaaaaaaaaaaaaaaccaacctgCCTAGAAATCTTGGCGCAAACTCCAGGAGTACTTCCTTTAGCGATGGTATTTTCAAAAACACACTCTTGAGCTTGAGCCAACATCAACCTCTCCAACATCCCAGCACACTCCACCGACAAATCGACGGTCGTACTGTTCCCCATGGACGCCTTTGTCGACGCATTATCTCTGAGGAAGGCAAACGACCCAGCCGCCGCGATAAACGCATGAGACGCTTGTCTCCTCCCTTCCACCGTAGCCCTATCGTAAGACAAGCCAATCTGACTATAAACAGCCCCGAGATTAAACAAAATGGCGGCTTTTTCTAAATGGATGTTTTGTTGAACCGCTTTTTGCTTCTGCTTAAATGCGTCAAACCAagtgaattggattgaattgatgTGATCTCTATCGGAGGAAATTGGGAAACGGGTTTCAATTAGGCATAGGGCTTTGAAGTAAGAGGTGAGGAGGTCGCGTCGGGTTGTTGGGGCTGGGTCGGGAACGCGTTCGATGTCAGAGCGGAGGGTTTTGACGGTGGAAAGGTCATCTTCGAGGTTGACGGCTTCGCGTTCGGAGTATGTGAAGCATATGTATTGGCGGAGAGGGCGGTAGAGGTCGATGGAATTGGTTTTTTTCTCATAGATTGCTAGCATGAGGTTGGTAACTGTCGCCGAGGAGGAGGACGCGGAGGCCATGGCGACGGCGATGTTGGTGGAGATCGAATTTTAGGTGAGCGGAAACAGAGTTTGACGATGAGAAGAAAAacgaaatgggaaaaaaaaagggggaagagAGGAGAGAGTTTTCTTACTGGCAAAGGAAGGAAATTTCGAGGAGAACAAATAGATTTGCACGTCTTCGAGGTCCCACGCGCTTGAACCGGTATGGCTTCTGTTTTAAAAACCGGTAAAACTACTTGAAATCGGTTTAACCAGTTAGATCCATAGAATTATATTTGATAGAATTATATTTGATTATAGGTCGGATGGGTTGCAAAATTGTAAACCCATTTTCTAGAATTGCTATAAATTATATCTAAACTCAGAcccatattaaaaatattaaatctaaactttttatttgtattaattttttaatataaaataattttaaaaatataatatatcatatacactaaaaatattaaaataaataattcttagcaaattaaaaatacatttaaaaaatctttgtacttaaataacactaacttAATTACAATTTAACAAGTAAATACTTCTAAACTAGTAACAAAATTAACCATAAAATCCTCTCAAAGCCCGACCCATTTAGAAAACGAACATTATTTTTTGTTAAAACCTATTTTTCGAGTCTCTTTTTTCTCAAATCCTCCCACTTTTCTAGTTGACCTTCGAGCCTAGACGAGTGTCCTGATCTATGATCAGGTTTatataaaaccataaaaaataatgtaAATCTAATTATGTAGCAATCAATTTGGTCcttctatttttataaaaattaagaatttaGCTCAATTAGATAACACTTTTGGACTTTCAATTTAAATCTTTTACTCGAAAATTAGTTGTTCTACTATTTATATATAAGGGAGAGAGATCCACTTGCATGaagtaaaactaaaattaatatttttttactattaatattttaacaatctaaccgttaaatttattaaaaatttttacTTATCATACATGTAAATTTTTGAATTGATCGATATCTCTATTATATCAATCTAAAATATTacctatattaatatatatttaatggttaaaaatttttatattaaaagatagatagaaattttaaatttactctCAATTTGGCATGCATTATCTATATGAATGGAACATGATATATAACGGatagattattaaaatattaatcgtcCAAAAGAGTTATTAAAGTGTATAAAACTACTCTAGTTTTACATCGATATAAGTGAATTCTCGCCTATACGGACTTATTAAAATTAACAGTTCAACCATTTATaaacaaattaataaaaatcaacaattcaagtttatgtGTATGCCAACAATTGGATTAATTTATTAACTTTTGtaaaataaaagactaaattctatcaaattaaaataaaagattaatttctcaatttctatAAAGTATGGGATGAAATTTATAATTACaccaaaattaaaataagtttttCTCTTGACAGTTATAATATTGCAAGGAAATGATAACACTAAAGTTTGAATCCTTATTCTTGGGTTCCATTAGAAATTCCTTAACCACATCTTTAAGGTGGCGTTGGCattaaataagtaattttatattaaatatgtattaaatacAACAAAT encodes:
- the LOC108456975 gene encoding vacuolar-sorting protein BRO1; this encodes MASASSSSATVTNLMLAIYEKKTNSIDLYRPLRQYICFTYSEREAVNLEDDLSTVKTLRSDIERVPDPAPTTRRDLLTSYFKALCLIETRFPISSDRDHINSIQFTWFDAFKQKQKAVQQNIHLEKAAILFNLGAVYSQIGLSYDRATVEGRRQASHAFIAAAGSFAFLRDNASTKASMGNSTTVDLSVECAGMLERLMLAQAQECVFENTIAKGSTPGVCAKISRQVGLYYEEALAALNAAPLKDHFEKAWIAHVQLKAALFYAEACYRYGLELHEKEEIAEEIARLRSGVSTLTETKKSSKGAPAQLLDAISKLEVNLNRNLERAMKENDRVYLMRVPSPSSLPPLPAFSMVKSMQMNDVLDASKEKIFASLVPDSSAKALSRYTEMADDVIRTQAEKLQQGSELTRVRLKEMDLPDSILALEGNFSLPEDLKNEVEKVQASGGPAGLEGELQQLRDLRRVNQELLVQTEELLQKEAAEDAQFRSQFGTRWTRPQSSTLTKTLQERLNKFAANLKQAGESDVRIERSVREHASLMSILNHRPIEAALPSLSRPIMSLDANEDAIVGALKQSLRQLETLGAQRAGLEDMLKEMKRKDDILPKLMTSTGSYEDLFRKEIAKYDHICEEIAQNIEAQEQLLMQIQVQNEEFGAVFNLEDYKASREKCYKQIQSALAKCKEIKENINEGLKFYVTLQDAINNIKQQCSDFVMTRNIQCREMMEDVQRQMAGFNFQDRESTGPYPSVGQPRQNPRSSTQQLTESQSISHPSPQTPYYRPPEQPMHGYGHPPPPYTAPQQPSPYHVPPSTGAPYPPPHAQQHAPVGHEYGQPAYPGWRGPYYNAPAEQSGSHPRPPYTIPNPYHPHQSGYYKQ
- the LOC108455989 gene encoding uncharacterized protein LOC108455989 codes for the protein MTTLQKFKLLATQCGVTQSPTRSPRTSPLLNFRRPKTTLRMLLTRSGSRKSSSCREMAYPQSFFGISGEKKKGDKDLSGRTLKDLFVSSGGGYEEDQGKVVKEEFGGKGDVQVATKLGGVNGLGGEAGSARAGWIGFRHRMVLRKAWRPMLQTIPE